The Fusarium poae strain DAOMC 252244 chromosome 2, whole genome shotgun sequence nucleotide sequence CCGACCCAAACTCTGTGCTATTATCCACTGAAGCCTAGAACGATTCTATAGAAGGTAGAACGCGGAGGCCATCAACAGAACCAGGCCGCCCAGAGCGGGCTTTAGCTGTGGGACACCATCAGTCACAGGGGCAGCACTTTCTGTGGGTGATGCTTGAGCCGTATCTTCGGCCTTCTTATCGGAGATGGTCTTGGTTTCTGCATCAGAAGTCGCAGCTACTATCACTGCTGAAGATGTTTCTGAATTCGTGGATGTAGCAGCAGTTTCGGTTAAAGAGGTTGTGGAAGTAGTGGCTGCCAACTTAATACCGCAGGCTTTCTCAACATTGAAAGTGAAGTCAAGATTTCGAGCCTGACATTCATCGTGCTGTCTCTTAACAGATCCTATACGCATTTTCTTAGCTCTATTCACGCATGAGGGGCTCCATGACACTCACTGGTCAGGACGATGGCCTCACAGCTCTTTGCCATGCAGCAAAAATACGCCTCGCGATACTTGTTCTGGGTGCACATGCAAGCTGGGTCGTTTGTGCATGAACCACCTGGAAAAGAATCGTCAAAGCAGCCATTCTGTGGAAAACAGGCAAATTAGCTGAAGGTTTTCAAGGGCGAAAAGAGGGACACTCACGTCGCAATTTGACCTGCGTAGCTCAGCTTCCTGATCGAATTCAGGTGCAGCAACGGCACCAGAAGCCAGGATGCTGATAAGAATAATGGAGTTGGACAAGCGAACCATGGTGAAGATATTAGAACAATTTTTACTCTGTAGAACGAATGGCTTAGAGTGTGACTAGACAGATCTGCAAATTATGATACAAAAGAGGACAGCTCAGTGTTTTAATCAAATAGTCACTTTACGCGCCTCACTCGTGCGCGTTGAGTTGAGTCGCGTTTGCCGCGCCTCGGAAATAATACGAAGATACCCAGAAGCTTAACTGGATTAGGAAGGTCTTTGAGTCAGTGAGCGGGGTTGTTTGGTGCCAGAGCGAACCAATAATAGCCTGATGAAGGAGTCGTGATGGTGTCTTTGTCTCGAGACATGCTGATGTTTTTGAGATCATGTGGGATGAATACGAGATGATTCATCTTCTGTATATTTGAGGCTACGTTTATGAGAGAAATCATGCTGTTTGAGTGAGTTTTGTAGCTGTCTCAATTCAGTGTCTGAGTCTCCACGAGGACTATGTGCTGTCGATGTGACCCTTTGGTTCGAAAAGACAGTTCAGCAAGACCAGATCAACAGTCACAGCCTGCAGAACCTACAACGCTTGGGCtcgttctttttttttttagtgTGAATATTATTCGTTATTTATATCTCATATAAACAAGATATATTCGTGTACAAAAAAGGTGCGAGGGAGAAATACTTTGTTTATTTGTTCACGTCTAGGGTAGTCGACGTGTTTTGGGATGAC carries:
- a CDS encoding hypothetical protein (SECRETED:SignalP(1-20)) — translated: MVRLSNSIILISILASGAVAAPEFDQEAELRRSNCDNGCFDDSFPGGSCTNDPACMCTQNKYREAYFCCMAKSCEAIVLTRSVKRQHDECQARNLDFTFNVEKACGIKLAATTSTTSLTETAATSTNSETSSAVIVAATSDAETKTISDKKAEDTAQASPTESAAPVTDGVPQLKPALGGLVLLMASAFYLL